In a genomic window of Exiguobacterium sp. BMC-KP:
- a CDS encoding ABC transporter ATP-binding protein translates to MRLFRQLSWFLKEHKSSYLVAVVLLIITGFIDLTPPWLIGKVIDGLRSGSMDRTTLLQYVGGLTVISIISFILTYQWLAKLFGTAFLLERTLRSRFFTHLLKLTPTFYQKNRTGDLMALATNDLKAVERTAGFGVLTLVDSLNMTAITLVVMGVAIDWKLTLAALLPMPLLAYAMNKLGSQIHGRFITAQDSFGTMNDQVVESISGLRVIRSFVQEPVDVKRFDDVTTDVFEKNMHVAKIDVLFEPIIKLLVGFSYLIGLSFGTYLVFTNDITLGQLVAFNIYLGMLIWPMYAFGELINVIQRGTASLDRLEATMRVKPLIASTPREHVERPERIEMTNLTFTYPETAHPVLQDLNMTIDQGATIGIVGPTGSGKTTFLRQFLREYPIGRDMLTVNGVPYEDIALETVRGWTGYVSQEHLLFSKSVRDNILFGAGEATEEELQEAIRLASFEKDIETLEQGLETMVGERGVTLSGGQKQRLSIARAMLKKPELLLLDDSLSAVDAKTESHIIDSIRSNRHQSTTLIVAHRLSAVAHADEIIVLQDGVISERGTHDSLMAQNGWYAQQFERQSEEM, encoded by the coding sequence ATGCGTTTATTTCGGCAATTGAGTTGGTTTCTAAAAGAACACAAATCATCTTACCTCGTAGCAGTCGTCTTACTGATCATCACGGGCTTCATCGATTTGACACCGCCGTGGTTGATCGGAAAAGTGATCGACGGTTTACGCTCAGGTTCGATGGATCGAACGACACTCTTACAGTATGTCGGTGGATTAACGGTCATTTCCATCATCTCCTTCATTTTGACGTATCAGTGGTTAGCTAAGTTATTCGGAACGGCATTTTTACTAGAGCGGACATTGCGGAGTAGGTTCTTTACGCACTTATTGAAATTGACACCAACGTTCTATCAAAAGAATCGGACAGGTGATTTGATGGCACTCGCAACAAACGACTTAAAAGCCGTTGAACGGACAGCTGGGTTTGGTGTCTTGACGCTCGTTGATTCGCTGAATATGACAGCCATCACACTTGTCGTTATGGGTGTCGCGATCGACTGGAAGTTGACGCTCGCTGCATTATTACCGATGCCACTTCTCGCCTATGCGATGAATAAGCTCGGGAGTCAAATTCATGGTCGTTTCATTACTGCCCAGGACTCGTTCGGAACGATGAACGATCAGGTCGTCGAGTCGATTTCTGGACTGCGTGTCATCCGTTCGTTTGTCCAAGAACCAGTTGATGTCAAACGGTTCGACGATGTGACGACGGATGTCTTTGAGAAAAACATGCACGTCGCAAAAATCGATGTCTTGTTTGAACCGATCATTAAACTACTCGTCGGATTCAGTTATTTGATCGGCTTGTCGTTCGGGACATATCTCGTCTTTACGAACGATATCACGCTTGGACAATTGGTCGCCTTTAACATCTATCTCGGAATGCTGATCTGGCCGATGTATGCATTTGGTGAATTGATCAACGTCATCCAGCGGGGAACAGCGAGTCTTGACCGCTTAGAAGCGACGATGCGTGTGAAACCGTTGATTGCCTCGACGCCGCGGGAGCACGTCGAGCGTCCGGAGCGGATTGAGATGACGAATTTGACATTTACGTACCCAGAAACGGCGCATCCGGTATTACAAGATTTGAACATGACGATCGATCAAGGAGCAACGATTGGAATCGTTGGACCAACCGGGTCCGGGAAAACGACGTTCTTGCGTCAATTCCTGCGTGAGTATCCGATTGGTCGAGACATGCTGACGGTCAACGGTGTGCCGTATGAAGATATCGCGCTTGAAACAGTGCGTGGATGGACAGGTTACGTATCACAAGAACATTTACTGTTCTCGAAATCCGTCCGGGACAATATCTTGTTCGGTGCAGGTGAAGCGACGGAAGAAGAATTACAGGAAGCGATTCGTCTCGCATCCTTTGAAAAAGACATCGAGACGCTCGAACAAGGACTTGAGACGATGGTCGGCGAACGAGGCGTCACATTATCAGGCGGACAAAAGCAACGTCTGTCGATCGCACGTGCAATGTTGAAAAAACCAGAATTGCTACTGCTGGATGATTCACTGTCGGCAGTAGATGCGAAAACGGAATCACATATTATCGATTCGATTCGCTCGAATCGTCATCAATCAACGACATTGATCGTTGCCCATCGCTTATCGGCAGTGGCGCATGCGGACGAAATCATCGTCTTACAAGACGGGGTGATTTCAGAACGAGGAACACACGATAGCCTGATGGCACAAAATGGCTGGTACGCTCAACAATTCGAGCGACAAAGTGAAGAGATGTAA
- a CDS encoding RecX family transcriptional regulator encodes MKIKRISTQKKNSERFNIYVERDGKEEYAFAVDVDILIKYNLQRDKELDDDFVKEVLTAEEQQKAYRLSLNHLSYRMRATSEVVTYLTEKETPEHAIKHAIERLTEQRYLDDHQFALAYTATKKATTPQGPGKIRRDLEALKIPKTAIDEAIMTFTDEEAYKKILKFLRQKQKELQRRSVRELTQKLQMTLMQRGFSTDLIKAGIEEVFLAEEGDEEEQAALYQARKYYPKYRQLEPFEREQKVKQALVRKGFPYGLAAQVLEQVKEEETE; translated from the coding sequence ATGAAGATCAAGCGGATCTCGACCCAGAAAAAGAACAGCGAACGATTCAATATCTATGTCGAACGTGATGGTAAAGAAGAATATGCATTTGCCGTAGACGTCGATATCTTAATCAAATACAATCTACAGCGCGATAAAGAGCTCGATGACGACTTCGTTAAGGAAGTACTGACGGCTGAAGAACAGCAGAAAGCATATCGTCTCTCATTGAATCACTTATCGTATCGGATGCGGGCAACAAGTGAGGTCGTCACGTATCTGACGGAAAAAGAGACACCGGAACATGCGATCAAACATGCGATCGAGCGATTGACAGAGCAACGCTATCTCGATGATCACCAGTTCGCACTTGCGTATACAGCGACGAAAAAAGCAACTACACCACAAGGACCGGGAAAGATTCGCCGCGATCTTGAGGCGTTGAAGATACCGAAGACAGCAATCGATGAGGCAATCATGACGTTTACGGATGAAGAAGCATACAAAAAAATACTTAAGTTTTTACGACAAAAGCAAAAGGAATTGCAACGACGCTCCGTACGCGAATTGACGCAAAAGCTACAGATGACACTTATGCAACGCGGGTTTTCGACCGATTTGATCAAAGCGGGCATCGAAGAGGTATTCTTAGCTGAAGAAGGTGACGAAGAAGAACAAGCAGCACTCTATCAAGCACGCAAGTATTATCCGAAGTACCGGCAACTCGAACCGTTCGAACGCGAGCAAAAGGTAAAACAGGCACTTGTCCGAAAGGGATTTCCGTATGGACTAGCGGCTCAAGTTCTTGAACAAGTTAAAGAAGAAGAGACAGAATAA
- a CDS encoding TIGR01777 family oxidoreductase, translating to MKIAITGGTGMIGQALTKRLLEQGHHIFILTRHPKADDAHVTYIKWMTEDAKPEQHLEGVDAFIHLAGASINDGRWTDERKRVILDSRVSTTKELVRIVEALDQKPNVVLSASAVGIYGQDRHQTFSEDQPLPPTADFLSHVCVAWEDLARPIADAGIRLVHPRIGVVLTKAGGAYPLMRLPYVLFGGGTMGDGKQWVSWVHIDDLVDLFIFALETPTVEGPLNITAPHPETMRRFGQTIGKVLHRPHWLPAPRFALELALGEKSTIVLEGARVVPKKALENGYKFRYAELKDALRAIEHSN from the coding sequence ATGAAGATTGCAATCACGGGTGGAACTGGAATGATTGGTCAAGCCTTGACGAAGCGTTTACTTGAGCAAGGACATCATATTTTTATTTTAACGCGTCATCCGAAAGCGGATGATGCGCACGTCACATATATCAAGTGGATGACAGAAGATGCAAAACCGGAACAACATTTAGAAGGAGTCGATGCTTTTATTCATCTCGCCGGCGCTTCAATCAATGATGGTCGTTGGACGGATGAACGAAAACGCGTCATTCTCGATAGTCGTGTCAGTACGACAAAAGAACTGGTACGAATCGTCGAAGCACTCGATCAAAAACCAAACGTCGTCTTATCTGCTTCGGCAGTCGGAATTTACGGACAAGATCGGCATCAGACGTTCTCAGAAGACCAACCACTCCCCCCGACTGCTGACTTTTTGAGTCATGTCTGTGTCGCATGGGAAGATCTCGCCCGTCCGATTGCTGACGCTGGCATTCGACTCGTTCATCCACGAATCGGTGTCGTCTTGACGAAAGCCGGCGGTGCTTATCCATTAATGCGCTTACCGTACGTCTTGTTTGGTGGCGGTACGATGGGTGACGGAAAACAATGGGTGTCTTGGGTCCATATCGATGATTTAGTCGATTTATTCATCTTCGCCCTTGAGACCCCGACAGTCGAGGGGCCGCTGAACATTACTGCTCCTCACCCAGAGACGATGCGTCGCTTTGGTCAGACGATTGGGAAAGTCTTGCACCGTCCACACTGGCTCCCTGCTCCACGCTTCGCGTTAGAACTCGCACTGGGTGAAAAGAGTACGATCGTACTCGAAGGAGCGCGTGTCGTTCCAAAAAAAGCGCTCGAAAACGGATACAAGTTTCGGTATGCTGAACTAAAGGATGCGTTACGAGCAATCGAGCATTCAAACTAG
- a CDS encoding amidohydrolase, protein MDILIRNAHIYPITSDSFYGDIRIRDGKIIEMGELLDHLENDQVVEAEGHFLLPGFIDAHTHLGLYDEGTGTVGNDANETIFAMTPHLRAIDGVYPLDEGFKEAVQHGITTVQVMPGSMNIIGGVTSVIKTHGRFIDDMILRKYAGLKVALGENPKRVHSAGRAGELTRMGIMGMLREAFLEVRTQHVSETFAHQMIKRVLDHKMPLRVHAHRADDILSAIRFAEEFDLDLRIEHCTEGHLVAKEMEQLPIEKVTVGPTFTRKSKIELKNKTWETYRILHEHGLEISITTDHPYTPVQYLNLCAGLAAREGLPVDIALRAITIHPARSLGVEDHVGSIETGKDADLVLWSHFPLDYLAKPLMTMIDGKIIFEHAQLNLS, encoded by the coding sequence TTGGATATCTTAATTCGAAATGCACATATCTATCCGATTACTTCGGACAGTTTTTACGGAGACATCCGAATCCGTGATGGGAAAATCATTGAAATGGGTGAACTGCTTGATCATTTAGAAAATGATCAAGTCGTTGAAGCTGAAGGTCACTTTTTATTGCCCGGTTTCATCGATGCCCACACGCACCTTGGATTATATGACGAAGGAACCGGAACGGTCGGAAACGATGCCAATGAGACGATCTTTGCGATGACACCACATCTCCGTGCCATTGATGGCGTGTACCCGCTTGATGAAGGATTCAAGGAGGCTGTTCAACATGGTATCACGACCGTTCAAGTCATGCCCGGTAGCATGAACATCATCGGTGGTGTCACAAGTGTCATCAAAACACATGGTCGATTCATCGATGATATGATCCTTCGCAAGTACGCGGGTCTGAAGGTGGCGCTTGGTGAAAACCCTAAACGCGTCCATAGTGCTGGTCGCGCCGGTGAACTGACACGGATGGGCATCATGGGAATGTTACGCGAAGCTTTTCTTGAAGTTCGGACACAACACGTTTCTGAAACCTTCGCTCACCAAATGATCAAACGTGTTCTTGACCATAAAATGCCTCTACGTGTACATGCGCACCGAGCAGATGATATCCTGTCCGCCATTCGTTTTGCGGAAGAGTTCGATCTTGATTTACGTATCGAGCATTGTACGGAAGGTCATCTCGTCGCGAAAGAGATGGAGCAGTTGCCGATTGAAAAAGTGACTGTCGGACCGACATTTACACGTAAGTCTAAAATCGAACTGAAGAACAAAACGTGGGAAACTTACCGGATACTACACGAACACGGTCTTGAGATTTCGATTACGACCGATCATCCGTACACCCCTGTCCAGTATTTGAACCTCTGTGCTGGTCTCGCTGCACGAGAAGGTTTACCGGTCGACATCGCCTTACGGGCAATTACGATTCATCCCGCCCGTTCGCTTGGTGTAGAGGATCATGTCGGATCGATCGAGACCGGAAAAGATGCCGATCTCGTCCTCTGGAGTCACTTCCCACTCGACTATTTAGCAAAGCCGCTCATGACGATGATCGACGGAAAAATCATTTTTGAACACGCTCAATTGAACTTGTCTTAA
- a CDS encoding GNAT family N-acetyltransferase: MLKQRELSDCADLFELMQHQDVYPYVRQKTRYFDEFLFTTKQAIEEEERGEIVSRTILDEFDQPIGTISLLDIEGQYGFLGTWLGKPYHGKGYNHLAKEAFFSELFFELEYESVFMKIRKSNIRSQKAAEKLPYAFCADELRPALLEQLNAGETQFTLYEVSKSSFHMYIHGRELETLYDHQQLEA; encoded by the coding sequence ATGCTCAAGCAACGGGAGCTGAGCGACTGCGCTGATTTGTTCGAACTGATGCAGCATCAAGACGTATATCCGTACGTCCGCCAAAAAACACGGTACTTTGATGAATTTCTGTTTACTACAAAGCAGGCAATCGAAGAGGAAGAACGTGGTGAAATCGTATCACGTACCATCCTAGATGAGTTCGATCAACCGATTGGTACGATTAGTTTACTCGATATCGAAGGACAATATGGGTTTCTCGGTACATGGTTAGGTAAACCGTATCATGGTAAAGGATACAATCATTTAGCGAAAGAAGCCTTCTTCTCTGAGCTGTTCTTCGAGCTCGAATACGAGAGTGTCTTCATGAAAATTCGCAAAAGTAACATCCGTTCACAAAAAGCAGCTGAAAAATTGCCATACGCGTTCTGTGCTGATGAGTTGCGCCCAGCGCTCCTTGAACAATTGAATGCCGGTGAGACACAATTCACGCTGTATGAAGTCTCAAAGTCTAGTTTCCACATGTACATTCATGGTCGGGAGCTCGAAACACTATATGATCACCAACAACTCGAAGCATGA
- a CDS encoding response regulator transcription factor, which produces MPESFNILVVDDEAQMRDLLVSNLEKEHYTTMTASNGQEAIHLIQQNTFHLVLLDVMMPEMDGLTACMRIREFSNVPIIMLTARSDELDRIHGLKIGADDYITKPFSPRELLARIEATLRRSHRFTVDQSATLTLGMLELDTESRSVHVNGKPVSLTRKEFDLLHLFAQNNDKVFSREQLLDQIWGADYIGNLRTVDTHIKTLRLKLGEAGGSIQTVWGIGYKFEEV; this is translated from the coding sequence ATGCCAGAATCGTTTAACATTCTCGTAGTAGATGATGAAGCACAAATGCGTGACCTTCTCGTCTCGAATCTCGAAAAAGAACATTACACGACGATGACAGCTTCTAATGGACAAGAAGCAATCCATCTCATTCAACAAAATACATTCCACCTCGTCCTACTCGATGTCATGATGCCGGAAATGGATGGTTTGACAGCCTGTATGCGGATTCGTGAATTCTCAAACGTTCCGATCATCATGCTGACGGCACGTTCGGACGAACTCGACCGGATCCACGGTCTAAAAATCGGAGCTGACGACTATATTACAAAACCATTCAGCCCACGAGAGCTGCTCGCTCGGATCGAAGCGACACTTCGTCGTTCTCATCGATTCACGGTCGATCAATCGGCTACTTTGACGCTTGGTATGCTCGAACTTGATACCGAAAGTCGGAGTGTCCACGTTAACGGTAAACCGGTCAGTCTGACACGTAAGGAATTTGATTTGTTGCATTTGTTCGCCCAAAACAATGATAAGGTCTTTTCTCGCGAACAGTTACTCGATCAAATCTGGGGTGCAGATTATATCGGTAACTTGCGGACAGTCGATACACATATCAAAACACTTCGCTTAAAGCTCGGGGAAGCTGGTGGCTCGATTCAAACAGTCTGGGGCATCGGTTATAAATTCGAGGAAGTATGA
- a CDS encoding sensor histidine kinase, whose protein sequence is MIKRYTIRRRIWITIWFTSVFSAILFVLLTFYLYDRFYLQTQEDILLNRGEKLINIYESEGLSGAFYDGMTYTNELTESKVFFIDFLKKNPAGLRFLTNADIEQLRNGETVVSSRTHPIEGTDILMTGFPIIENNRLVGTLILYLELGQISEPFRPLRLMIFFMIGLIVLNLVIFGRQIIDTIIRPLIDMKRASTVYAQGDFDYRIPIQSDDEIGELAETLNKMAESLGEVDEQRKEFLANVSHELRTPLSYIRGYTEMMQDDSLEEEKRAQYYQIIERETERLQRLVNDLLDLAQLERDSYPMSKQPLVFSQVLEDVIYRMEPIAQSKGVTFVMNLDPDQIVLGDTDRLEQVFGNLLDNALRYTPPGKQIFLSTETIGDRTHCLIRDEGEGIPEEHLDRLTKRFYRVDKSRTRKDGGTGLGLAITKHIIDRHDGTIRFNSILGQGTTVHIELPLLPDEEDGFE, encoded by the coding sequence ATGATTAAGCGCTATACGATCCGGCGTCGGATTTGGATCACGATTTGGTTCACAAGCGTTTTTTCTGCCATTTTGTTCGTCCTGTTGACGTTTTATCTCTACGACCGGTTCTATCTTCAGACGCAGGAAGATATCTTATTAAACCGAGGCGAAAAGCTGATCAACATCTATGAATCTGAAGGATTATCCGGTGCTTTTTATGATGGAATGACTTATACGAATGAGTTAACAGAATCAAAAGTCTTCTTCATTGATTTTCTGAAGAAAAATCCAGCCGGACTTCGTTTTTTGACGAATGCAGATATTGAACAACTGCGAAACGGGGAAACTGTTGTCTCGAGTCGGACCCATCCGATTGAAGGAACAGACATTTTAATGACCGGATTTCCAATCATTGAAAACAATCGACTCGTCGGTACGCTGATCTTGTATTTGGAACTCGGTCAAATCAGTGAACCGTTCCGTCCACTCCGGCTGATGATCTTCTTTATGATCGGACTGATCGTCTTGAATCTTGTCATCTTTGGACGCCAGATCATTGATACGATCATTCGCCCGTTAATCGATATGAAGCGCGCCTCAACCGTCTATGCGCAAGGTGACTTTGATTACCGGATTCCAATTCAGTCAGATGATGAAATCGGTGAACTAGCAGAGACGTTGAACAAGATGGCAGAATCACTCGGTGAGGTCGATGAGCAACGTAAAGAGTTCCTCGCAAACGTTAGTCACGAACTCCGTACACCACTCTCTTATATCCGTGGTTATACGGAGATGATGCAGGACGATTCACTCGAGGAAGAAAAACGTGCTCAGTACTATCAAATCATCGAACGGGAAACCGAACGTTTGCAACGTCTCGTCAATGACTTACTCGATCTCGCTCAACTCGAGCGCGATTCTTACCCGATGTCGAAACAACCACTCGTCTTCAGTCAAGTACTTGAAGATGTGATCTACCGGATGGAACCGATCGCTCAATCAAAAGGGGTCACATTCGTCATGAATCTCGACCCGGATCAAATCGTCTTAGGCGATACGGACCGTCTCGAGCAAGTCTTTGGTAATTTACTCGATAATGCATTGCGGTACACACCACCCGGCAAACAGATTTTCTTGTCGACTGAAACGATCGGTGACCGGACGCATTGTCTAATTCGAGACGAAGGAGAAGGCATTCCGGAAGAACATCTCGATCGACTGACGAAACGCTTTTACCGTGTCGATAAATCACGGACGCGCAAAGATGGCGGAACTGGTCTTGGTCTTGCGATCACAAAACACATCATTGATCGGCATGATGGGACGATTCGGTTCAACTCCATTCTCGGACAAGGCACAACCGTCCACATCGAGTTACCGCTTCTTCCGGATGAAGAGGATGGTTTCGAATGA
- a CDS encoding TVP38/TMEM64 family protein → MMEQHVVQTFELFGSFAPIVSLLIGIVVSVLGVLPSTFVTAANLVYFGLWYGTLLSFIGEVFGAGCAFLLYRKGLRYALRRPLPDRFARLQQKLQAQQGREAFLTIILLRLLPFVPSGIVNIVSAASGVSILLFLSASTLGKIPAMLLEVLAVHQFMQSSTMMQWSIAGIALVSYLIYRVYQKRISSI, encoded by the coding sequence ATGATGGAACAGCATGTCGTACAGACTTTTGAACTCTTCGGTTCGTTTGCACCGATCGTTAGTTTGTTAATTGGTATCGTCGTCAGCGTTCTTGGTGTTTTACCGAGTACGTTCGTCACCGCTGCGAACCTCGTCTACTTCGGACTATGGTACGGCACACTGCTCTCGTTCATCGGTGAGGTCTTCGGTGCAGGGTGTGCCTTCCTGCTCTACCGGAAAGGATTACGATATGCCCTTCGTCGTCCACTTCCGGATCGATTCGCTCGCCTGCAGCAAAAGCTACAAGCACAACAAGGACGCGAAGCCTTTTTGACGATCATCTTATTGCGACTATTACCATTCGTCCCGTCTGGCATTGTCAATATCGTTAGTGCGGCTAGTGGTGTTTCCATCTTGCTTTTCCTATCTGCAAGTACGCTCGGAAAAATTCCAGCTATGTTACTCGAAGTACTCGCCGTCCATCAATTCATGCAATCCTCGACGATGATGCAATGGTCGATTGCAGGCATCGCACTCGTCAGTTATTTGATCTATCGCGTATATCAAAAACGAATATCATCGATTTAA
- a CDS encoding aldo/keto reductase: MELRRFGTSDLLVSPLGFGAGHIGAEQMTDREAVYLLEQARDLGINLIDTARGYGLSEQRVGQFLKNRRHDIILSTKVGYDVAGAQDWTFEAVSGGIDQALRTMQTDYLDIVHLHSCSREILAQSDVIEALERAKQAGKVRVIAYSGDREDLQYAIETKRFDSFQTSFNLFDQRVDQVLPTLLNHGVIAKRPIGNAPWRFTDRPVGQYVEPYWERAQQLAYPLEESSWLETALRFTIFEPGITTAIIGTSRPEHLAVNQQLIERGPLPADRVTQLKERFSECDATFDYVSQT; the protein is encoded by the coding sequence ATGGAGTTAAGACGTTTTGGAACATCCGATTTACTTGTTTCTCCGCTTGGTTTTGGAGCCGGTCATATTGGTGCAGAACAGATGACGGATCGCGAAGCCGTCTATTTACTGGAACAAGCACGGGATCTTGGTATTAATCTGATCGATACAGCACGCGGCTATGGCTTATCCGAGCAACGTGTTGGGCAATTCCTAAAGAATCGTCGTCACGACATCATTCTCTCGACGAAGGTCGGCTATGATGTAGCGGGTGCACAGGATTGGACCTTTGAAGCGGTCAGTGGCGGCATCGATCAAGCCTTACGGACGATGCAAACGGATTATCTTGATATCGTACACTTACATTCCTGCAGCCGAGAGATTCTTGCTCAAAGTGACGTCATCGAGGCGCTGGAACGAGCAAAACAAGCTGGGAAAGTCCGGGTCATCGCTTATTCTGGTGATCGGGAAGATTTGCAGTATGCCATCGAAACGAAACGCTTCGATAGTTTTCAGACATCCTTCAATCTGTTCGACCAACGCGTCGATCAAGTCTTGCCTACACTTTTGAATCACGGGGTCATCGCCAAACGTCCAATCGGTAATGCACCGTGGCGCTTTACGGATCGTCCGGTCGGACAATATGTTGAACCCTACTGGGAACGGGCGCAACAACTCGCTTATCCACTCGAAGAATCAAGCTGGCTTGAGACCGCACTTCGTTTTACAATTTTTGAACCAGGCATTACGACGGCCATCATCGGAACGTCTCGACCAGAACACCTCGCTGTGAACCAGCAGCTGATTGAACGTGGTCCACTCCCAGCTGACCGCGTCACTCAATTGAAAGAACGTTTTTCCGAATGTGACGCCACGTTCGATTATGTTTCACAAACGTAA
- the rlmD gene encoding 23S rRNA (uracil(1939)-C(5))-methyltransferase RlmD gives MATKIKLQTGEVRSVTCLRMGINGEGIATLERQIVFIPGLLVGETAQIEITEIHANYANAKILKRDDRSPDRVTPLCPVYSVCGGCQLQHMSYDGQLRYKEEMLRNAFLKSTKLNVEKADIRPTIGSKEWGYRNKSQFVVGKQNNEIVSGLYSANSNRLVAIDDCVVQNKDTLRVNQAVTKLLNNYKVPVYHASKQDGVMRHIVVRTGIKTGEIQVVLVAFKDGFRDLEGLSRDIMDIPGVVSVALNINDKLTSRVFGEETEVLRGMERIEEEMGEFTYQLSPRAFFQLNPEQAERMYEEIARAAALTGEERVVDAYAGVGSIGLWIAKGAKEVRGMEIIEEAVEDANAHMKQYGFDHAHYVVGKAEAWIPRWVKEGWIPDVFIVDPPRSGCDTQLLNAMISSKAKKIIYVSCNPQTLARDCDHLMKAGYKVSYIQPYDMFPQTAHVEAIVVLEKKKKKKF, from the coding sequence ATGGCAACAAAAATCAAATTACAGACGGGTGAGGTCCGTTCGGTCACTTGTCTACGAATGGGAATCAACGGTGAAGGGATCGCAACGCTTGAGCGACAGATCGTCTTTATCCCAGGGTTACTTGTAGGGGAGACGGCACAAATCGAGATCACAGAAATCCATGCGAACTATGCGAATGCAAAAATCTTAAAGCGTGACGATCGTTCACCAGACCGTGTGACACCACTTTGCCCAGTCTATAGTGTCTGTGGTGGCTGTCAATTACAGCATATGAGTTACGATGGACAATTACGTTATAAGGAAGAGATGCTTCGCAATGCCTTCTTGAAATCAACGAAGTTGAATGTTGAGAAGGCTGATATCCGTCCGACGATTGGCTCGAAGGAGTGGGGATACCGCAACAAGTCACAATTCGTCGTCGGGAAACAAAACAATGAAATCGTCAGTGGTCTCTATTCTGCGAATTCCAATCGTCTTGTCGCAATCGACGATTGTGTCGTCCAAAATAAGGATACGCTTCGCGTCAACCAAGCTGTCACGAAATTACTCAATAACTATAAAGTGCCCGTTTACCATGCATCAAAACAAGACGGTGTCATGCGACATATCGTCGTTCGGACAGGAATCAAAACAGGCGAAATTCAAGTTGTGCTCGTTGCCTTTAAAGATGGCTTCCGTGATCTAGAAGGGCTGTCCCGCGATATCATGGATATTCCAGGTGTCGTCTCGGTCGCACTGAACATCAATGACAAGTTGACGTCACGTGTCTTCGGAGAAGAGACGGAAGTGTTGCGTGGTATGGAACGGATCGAAGAAGAGATGGGCGAGTTCACGTATCAATTGTCGCCACGCGCTTTCTTCCAGTTGAACCCAGAACAGGCAGAACGAATGTATGAAGAGATTGCCCGTGCTGCTGCTTTAACAGGCGAAGAACGTGTCGTTGATGCATACGCAGGTGTCGGTTCAATCGGACTCTGGATTGCTAAGGGTGCGAAAGAAGTCCGCGGGATGGAAATCATTGAAGAAGCAGTTGAAGATGCGAACGCGCACATGAAGCAATATGGCTTTGATCATGCGCATTACGTCGTCGGTAAGGCAGAAGCATGGATTCCACGTTGGGTGAAGGAAGGCTGGATTCCAGATGTCTTCATCGTCGATCCACCCCGTTCAGGTTGCGATACGCAGTTATTGAACGCAATGATTTCGTCTAAGGCGAAAAAAATCATCTATGTCTCGTGTAACCCGCAGACGCTTGCACGTGATTGCGATCACTTAATGAAAGCGGGATATAAGGTATCGTACATTCAACCGTATGATATGTTCCCACAAACGGCACACGTCGAAGCGATCGTCGTGCTCGAAAAGAAGAAAAAGAAAAAGTTCTAA
- a CDS encoding SE1561 family protein, producing MGKARTDKLGQMNVLKSRMQLLCHTIDSLDESSDIEDLERLIVSLDQLKAKVVRYAKDMKEQEETKKAVD from the coding sequence ATGGGAAAAGCAAGAACTGATAAACTTGGTCAAATGAATGTGCTAAAATCAAGAATGCAGCTTCTCTGTCATACAATCGATTCACTCGATGAATCATCAGATATCGAAGATTTGGAACGACTGATCGTATCACTGGATCAATTGAAGGCGAAGGTCGTTCGATATGCGAAGGATATGAAAGAACAAGAAGAAACGAAAAAAGCGGTAGATTGA